Proteins encoded together in one Mercenaria mercenaria strain notata chromosome 18, MADL_Memer_1, whole genome shotgun sequence window:
- the LOC123538149 gene encoding uncharacterized protein LOC123538149 isoform X2 — protein MSIVIKKFKIFVKRFIQSADEKLRSLSHKGHNSSKTNSNTYCGAQNGQSGSPGGAPLTPSRSEAPDVPPPPIPHVTTNQIQQNQSHDPKPHHESANQIRSSVILETTETEIPPPIYPKPHIIQMAERRFQRSNRKSGTQEESALLKKRSRSEGPHGRRKLRNSMHETSNKVSQNKSTSNGRHSMYSGHLSDDNNVEMLSGSDSPDSDIADQRWTKNPLMVRKSRKSDRTSKTDKRRSVHNVENRNGNEQSGPNSYQISQNRDFFIHPRKPDSLQGPSQKAKFQRMEENRKKRIDMAVTSDEECSPQLRISRLRQRAMMSSNLDDNQRYEGNINIVPVRDETSAKAFQDFQNGISQFDKSGRNRVSQYDENRQSKYDENYNVNGKFCNEYTRQQGVKHNKLPNVLPEFLPENRAPANMANRGYHSTNIDHVTKNVASQNQNIQSVQPKQEKQTRQRGVKLSSESPKLRSFNEVKANQPTQLKKADQKIELNPRSPNSSSDSLDDLIESNIQYLESEIESGKLKRQSGNYSNYSQEKVAQRQVIREPYRTKPGQDEFRSRLQDPRTFVSNKLMSTVTKVEPKVVQKSTVFQQSSSPYSSQFANSRQTSSSTVEHRNKPYSGSATYSPHMQRKTYDINEDLSKSDSHLNALNTNYAPTQTPFQPTKSYAPYPVLNKLTGNITYIQPADNIEEQMQASENGTVPVIDSGMFSDVEYNIEVSERIKKWEKKLTPGELEERHTVLNTIKEYESFSDSNQKDSVPDTPVEVRRELWQLMSPTSNSGVGKLSVNLTRSTSSVSDSNMQEPSSATYFEPKVVSSETNLHRIFRVVNEPKSRRTVAKSAMRVKPSTESDDTINAQSRHRKPAEVSTHTQSLSNVTLSESEIGSNMQQSWPPMAVDSDSGIRKSWRMSRYEDEINELKELVSDNFRDIRKRFDSDMSETDTKRASPVFREPQIQVPVSVPITEQTSSGTSKLTLNIQPVTPTNSRSPVTIRRKLSDQRKENTPPVSPCVPLTPKNERKVPIYRNVPIETKSVSIAAPPPQKRATIPDMKQPSAADAKLTPDVWSPNMESRKGLVSMERVKARTLQTIPFSEDPVWKEIEGLATFEKPDDISKEVNFDEIDELLKLATGGVDNLKAKSKPNTEFDSQMKRLTSSDTFLTPSSAQPNKLMTRSYTPTTHMQVPKEKHRAMSDSTYPPPHSNKHIFTPPTIQPLKLNSKPSKKSSTSALDEVLEDIRATLQKKPLSPKLMKNLDTSESNSSANPSLQSPLTKSSKSFIFPKDIKRAKTETVPENVDAVKSSTATPGYDNTNESWKPPQNEIPPQALQQLANASYIDPEFTQFPYIINGNYHLDPKLLSEKLKSTGLAHDSSDELLANRNKAFSDLPANHQGLNVIKTQPANQINRPETVNQSNPVTHELDQSVDDLRSLAQEVEHKLSQIKSRIVSADEDRLDSILLALRKFAPMTEQKFFNVKFTPNYESEKARRSKLEDALYELEKMYESLDLDDKSLMERASRREESIGYENMQGIKSSTQNSSKPNIPDKSESVEMRRGVPDGSKILRRSQIDEIERQTQNEFEDITKSFQVLLDEVTKQCRTVAQRSSRYSSSDSNLFSPTSSIQQYSSQRPLDEIRQEPPRQQLKLETQSQRTVQDSYNTAIKELESFATGTTKPAGTKAVQSVMYLNLDKSKPSVEKANENQRNANLVSPTRNLDIQIQSKTVFPNKNTSNVSKTSTGSGSSKFVSMATEFFKPAVAKPVTKDTSGGEVKGVNKSSVSLQVELNDAKPQVRGAGRFRKRGNAEHRKSMPAITRNVETQTVETQTESPPTVSEMKEKFEQYRKASLQEMSSDSSPDFKTNRETKNIASVGVGNDVDLSSSDDDDVPLTKSKMRRSLSCPDIVALLEEFNRKEKEKEKKLAKVDKTNAKKGTKSTTPKLVKQRHENKLRFRSLHKDDTKVKQADISASVTSDDGFETPKSKPPVYPVWKYPGQVESQKVESVKKGEQRKHAFASERDFTKTASDTEQDRVFLRTSDQGATGSDERVIRRRSRSFGGEQQDPDERPKSFHELVATFEQNPQRREKIRTSGLRKCVSEDSMFTDLILQKIYHSESDLFTDDKGHRLSGSGLKLALEMKLKN, from the coding sequence AGCGCTGATGAGAAGCTGCGAAGCTTAAGccacaagggacataactccagCAAGACCAACTCAAACACTTATTGCGGAGCTCAGAATGGTCAGTCTGGCTCACCAGGTGGAGCTCCTTTGACCCCTTCGAGGTCAGAGGCTCCTGATGTACCACCACCACCTATACCTCATGTGACAACCAATCAGATTCAGCAGAATCAGTCACATGACCCAAAGCCTCATCATGAATCAGCCAATCAAATTAGATCAAGTGTAATACTAGaaacaactgaaactgaaattcCTCCACCAATTTATCCAAAACCACACATAATACAGATGGCTGAAAGAAGGTTTCAACGTTCAAATAGGAAGAGTGGAACTCAAGAAGAAAGTGCATTGTTGAAAAAGAGGTCGCGTAGTGAAGGGCCTCATGGCCGGAGAAAACTTAGAAATTCAATGCACGAGACATCAAATAAAGTGAGTCAAAATAAATCGACATCAAATGGAAGACATTCGATGTATTCGGGACATTTATCAGATGACAATAATGTAGAAATGCTTTCTGGGAGTGATTCACCAGATTCTGACATTGCTGATCAGAGGTGGACGAAAAATCCCCTTATGGTCAGAAAATCTCGTAAAAGTGACAGAACTTCAAAAACAGACAAAAGAAGGTCTGTTCATAATGTTGAAAATAGAAATGGTAATGAGCAAAGTGGACCAAATTCATACCAGATTTCACAAAACAGGGACTTTTTTATTCATCCAAGGAAACCCGATAGTTTACAAGGTCCGAGTCAAAAAGCGAAATTTCAAAGAATGGAAGAAAATCGTAAAAAGCGGATAGATATGGCAGTCACCAGTGACGAAGAGTGTTCACCGCAGTTACGAATATCGCGATTGCGTCAACGGGCAATGATGAGTTCTAACTTGGACGATAATCAAAGATACGAAGGAAATATAAATATTGTGCCTGTTCGGGATGAAACTTCAGCTAAAGCATTTCAGGATTTTCAGAACGGAATATCTCAGTTTGATAAAAGTGGACGGAATAGAGTTTCTCAATATGACGAAAACAGACAGAGtaaatatgatgaaaattatAATGTAAATGGTAAATTCTGTAATGAATATACTAGGCAACAAGGAGTGAAACACAATAAGTTGCCAAACGTTCTTCCAGAATTTCTTCCCGAGAACAGAGCTCCGGCAAATATGGCAAATAGAGGTTACCATAGTACTAATATTGATCATGTGACTAAAAATGTTGCCAGTCAGAATCAAAATATACAGTCTGTGCAACCTAAACAAGAAAAGCAAACGCGACAACGTGGAGTAAAATTGTCAAGTGAATCGCCAAAGTTACGTAGCTTTAATGAAGTAAAAGCGAACCAGCCTACACAGTTGAAAAAGGCTGACCAAAAAATTGAACTTAACCCAAGATCACCAAATAGTTCTAGTGACTCGTTAGATGATTTGATTGAATCAAATATACAGTATCTGGAAAGTGAAATTGAAAGCGGCAAATTAAAACGTCAGTCGGGTAATTATTCAAACTATTCGCAGGAAAAAGTTGCACAGAGACAAGTTATACGAGAACCTTATAGAACAAAACCAGGGCAAGATGAATTTAGGTCAAGGTTGCAAGATCCGAGAACTTTTGTGTCAAATAAACTAATGTCAACAGTAACAAAAGTTGAAccaaaagttgttcaaaaatcCACAGTGTTTCAGCAATCAAGTAGTCCCTATTCTAGTCAGTTTGCAAATTCTAGACAAACGTCATCATCTACGGTTGAACATAGGAACAAGCCATATTCAGGTTCTGCGACATACAGTCCACACATGCAAAGAAAAACTTATGACATTAATGAAGATCTGTCAAAATCAGACAGTCATCTGAATGCATTAAACACAAACTACGCTCCCACACAGACACCCTTCCAACCAACTAAAAGCTATGCACCATATCCAGTTCTAAATAAACTAACTGGAAATATTACGTACATTCAACCAGCCGACAATATTGAAGAGCAAATGCAAGCATCTGAAAATGGAACGGTCCCGGTTATTGATTCTGGAATGTTTTCTGATGTTGAATATAACATTGAAGTTTCCGAGAGGATTAAAAAGTGGGAGAAAAAATTGACTCCCGGTGAGCTTGAAGAAAGACATACTGTTTTGAATACGATAAAAGAATATGAGTCTTTCAGTGATAGTAATCAGAAAGATTCAGTACCTGATACTCCGGTTGAGGTTCGCAGAGAACTATGGCAGTTAATGAGTCCTACAAGTAATAGTGGTGTCGGAAAATTATCGGTTAATTTAACACGTTCCACCTCTTCTGTATCAGATTCTAATATGCAAGAGCCGTCAAGTGCCACATACTTTGAACCGAAAGTTGTTTCCTCAGAAACAAATTTACATAGAATCTTTCGCGTTGTTAATGAGCCTAAATCAAGACGGACAGTGGCAAAATCTGCCATGAGGGTCAAACCGTCAACTGAGTCAGATGATACTATAAATGCTCAAAGCAGACACAGAAAACCTGCTGAAGTATCAACACATACGCAAAGTTTGAGTAACGTAACATTAAGTGAATCTGAAATTGGGTCAAATATGCAGCAGTCATGGCCCCCCATGGCTGTTGACTCTGACAGTGGGATTAGAAAATCATGGAGGATGTCCCGATATGAAGATGAAATAAATGAACTGAAAGAACTAGTTTCCGATAATTTTCGTGACATAAGAAAGCGTTTTGATTCAGATATGAGTGAAACAGATACAAAACGTGCATCACCAGTATTCCGGGAGCCACAAATACAGGTTCCAGTGTCTGTACCAATAACAGAGCAGACGTCATCTGGAACCTCAAAATTAACATTGAATATTCAGCCGGTTACACCAACCAATTCAAGATCGCCTGTAACAATCCGACGTAAACTTTCCGACCAAAGGAAAGAAAATACCCCACCTGTTTCACCGTGTGTTCCCCTCACACCAAAGAATGAAAGAAAAGTGCCTATCTACAGAAATGTTCCCATAGAAACCAAGTCAGTCTCAATTGCTGCCCCACCTCCCCAAAAGCGGGCAACAATTCCAGATATGAAGCAGCCTTCTGCAGCAGACGCAAAATTAACACCAGATGTGTGGTCTCCAAACATGGAAAGCAGAAAAGGACTTGTTAGTATGGAAAGGGTAAAAGCACGTACACTGCAAACAATCCCATTTTCGGAAGATCCTGTGTGGAAAGAAATTGAGGGGCTTGCAACTTTCGAAAAACCAGACGACATTTCAAAGGAagtgaattttgatgaaattgatgaacttttaaaacttgcaactggtGGAGTGGATAATTTAAAAGCCAAATCAAAACCAAACACAGAGTTTGACAGCCAGATGAAAAGATTAACAAGTTCTGATACTTTCTTAACACCAAGTTCTGCACAACCTAACAAATTAATGACTCGGAGCTACACGCCAACCACCCACATGCAAGTGCCCAAAGAGAAGCACCGTGCAATGTCCGATTCAACATATCCCCCACCTCATTCAAACAAACATATCTTTACTCCACCAACAATTCAGCCACTGAAACTTAATTCAAAACCAAGTAAAAAATCAAGTACAAGTGCCCTAGATGAAGTTCTGGAAGATATACGCGCAACACTACAGAAGAAACCGTTGAGTCCAAAACTAATGAAAAACTTGGACACTTCAGAGTCTAATTCCTCTGCTAATCCATCGTTGCAGTCTCCACTGACAAAGTCATCAAAGTCTTTTATCTTTCCAAAAGATATAAAGAGAGCAAAGACAGAAACTGTGCCAGAAAATGTTGATGCTGTAAAATCCTCCACCGCAACACCAGGGTACGACAACACAAATGAGTCCTGGAAACCTCCACAAAATGAAATTCCACCTCAAGCTCTACAACAGCTTGCCAATGCGTCTTATATTGATCCAGAGTTTACACAATTTCCTTACATTATCAATGGAAATTATCATCTGGATCCAAAATTGTTATCTGAAAAGTTAAAAAGCACAGGATTGGCTCATGATTCTTCAGATGAACTCTTGGCCAATAGAAATAAAGCTTTCTCAGACTTACCAGCCAATCATCAGGGGTTAAATGTGATTAAAACCCAGCCAGCCAATCAGATTAACAGACCAGAAACTGTTAACCAATCAAATCCAGTCACTCATGAGCTTGACCAATCAGTTGATGACTTAAGATCTTTAGCACAAGAAGTTGAACACAAGTTGAGTCAAATAAAATCACGAATAGTATCAGCAGATGAAGATAGGTTAGACAGTATATTGTTAGCATTAAGAAAGTTTGCACCAATGACTGAACAGAAGTTTTTCAATGTGAAATTTACACCAAATTATGAATCGGAAAAAGCTAGGAGGAGCAAATTGGAAGATGCGTTATATGAACTtgaaaaaatgtatgaaagttTAGATTTAGACGATAAATCATTGATGGAACGGGCCTCTAGGAGGGAAGAAAGTATTGGATATGAAAATATGCAAGGAATTAAAAGTAGTACGCAAAATAGTTCTAAACCAAATATTCCTGACAAATCAGAATCTGTAGAAATGCGAAGGGGTGTACCTGATGGAAGTAAAATTCTCCGTAGATCACAGATTGATGAAATTGAAAgacaaacacaaaatgaatttgaagacaTAACTAAGTCTTTTCAAGTGCTTTTGGATGAAGTAACAAAACAGTGTCGAACTGTAGCACAGAGGTCATCAAGATATTCTtcctcagattcgaacttgttcTCACCCACTTCATCCATTCAGCAATATTCCAGTCAGCGGCCACTGGATGAAATACGGCAGGAACCACCGAGACAACAGCTTAAGTTAGAAACGCAGTCACAACGTACAGTTCAGGACAGTTACAATACTGCCATTAAGGAACTTGAATCATTTGCTACAGGAACTACAAAGCCAGCTGGAACTAAAGCAGTCCAGAGTGTAATGTATTTAAATTTGGACAAATCAAAACCGTCTGTTGAAAAGGCGAATGAGAATCAACGAAATGCTAATCTAGTTTCACCAACTAGGAACCTTGATATACAAATTCAGTCAAAAACAGTTTTTCCCAATAAAAATACATCTAATGTATCAAAAACATCGACGGGGTCCGGTTCAAGCaaatttgtttccatggcaactgaATTTTTTAAACCGGCTGTAGCAAAACCTGTTACAAAAGACACATCTGGTGGTGAGGTAAAGGGTGTCAATAAAAGTTCAGTGTCACTGCAAGTGGAATTGAATGATGCAAAGCCACAAGTTCGTGGTGCAGGAAGGTTTCGAAAACGTGGAAATGCTGAGCACCGGAAATCTATGCCAGCAATAACTAGAAATGTTGAGACACAGACTGTTGAAACACAAACAGAATCTCCACCAACTGTTTCAGAAATGAAAGAAAAGTTTGAACAATATCGCAAAGCTTCCCTCCAAGAAATGTCGAGCGATAGTTCACCAGATTTTAAAACGAATcgtgaaacaaaaaatatagcaTCAGTTGGTGTTGGAAATGATGTTGATCTAAGCtctagtgatgatgatgatgtaccTTTGACAAAGTCTAAAATGAGGCGTTCATTAAGTTGTCCTGACATTGTTGCACTTTTAGAAGAATTTAatagaaaagaaaaggaaaaagagaaaaaattagCAAAAGTTGATAAAACAAATGCAAAGAAAGGGACAAAAAGTACGACTCCAAAATTGGTAAAACAAAGACATGAGAATAAATTAAGATTTAGGTCATTGCATAAAGATGATACTAAAGTGAAACAAGCTGACATTAGTGCCTCAGTGACGTCTGATGACGGGTTTGAAACACCTAAGAGTAAACCTCCAGTTTACCCTGTGTGGAAATATCCAGGACAAGTAGAAAGTCAGAAAGTTGAAAGTGTAAAAAAAGGTGAACAAAGAAAACACGCTTTTGCATCTGAAAGGGACTTCACTAAAACTGCTTCAGACACTGAACAAGATAGAGTGTTTTTAAGAACAAGTGACCAAGGTGCTACGGGATCAGATGAAAGAGTGATTCGCCGACGATCAAGGTCATTTGGCGGTGAGCAGCAAGATCCGGATGAAAGACCGAAGAGTTTTCATGAGCTTGTAGCAACATTTGAACAAAATCCACAACGGAGAGAAAAAATACGAACAAGTGGTTTGAGAAAATGTGTGTCAGAAGATTCAATGTTTACGGACTTAATATTGCAGAAGATTTATCATTCAGAGTCAGATCTTTTTACAGACGACAAAGGGCATAGGCTGTCAGGATCTGGGTTAAAACTTGCTcttgaaatgaaacttaaaaattaa